The genomic interval CGCCAGGAATGGTAGTGAGCATTTCCCGCACTTCCATCCCCAACTCTCGGAGGGTGCTAATGTTAGGACCATAAATTCGCAGCTCGACGGGCGCATCAAACGGCGGCCCCTGCTGCAGCTTTCGCACCAAGACTCGGGCTGACGGCATCATCTCACTCAGCTCCGTTTGCAGTGCCGGCACGAGCGTATTGACGCCCTCCTGCGACTTCAGCTGCACCAGCGCCTGGGCGTAGTACGACTGATTCTCCCGCTGGCCGGTGAGGTTGTAGTAAAACTTAGCGGCGCTTTCTCCCACAAACCAATGGACGTCTTCAACGTTTTCATGCTGCAGAATGACCTCCCGGGCCTGCAGGACCTGCTCCTCGGTTTCGGCAATTGCCGTTTGGGAAGAAAATTCGATCTCGATGTGGAACTGATCGCGATCCAGTAGCGGAAAAAACTGATTCTCTAGGGTGGAAGCCGTAATAAAACCGATCAAGGGGAGCGTCATCGTCAGCGCGACGGCCAGTAAGGGGCGCGCGGCCGCCCGGCCAATCGACCAGCGATAGGGCTTGGCCAGCGCGGGTAGCGTGAGGCCATCATTCCACCACACACCGGGCTTCATAATCGTCATGGCCAATTTGTCCCGGAACCCGGGCTGCGCTTTTTGACACGCCTTTTCATATTGCCGCCGGCTGTCGCCCAGCATGAGCCCGGCTAACGCAGCAATCACCGTCAGGGAGATCGCTAGGGATGAAACCAGCGACAGGATGACGCTCAGGGCGATCGCCCCCACAAATTCCCCTGCGGCGCCTGGAAGTAAATAGATCGGTAGAAACGTCAGCACCGTTGTCAGGGTCGAGGCCATGAGCGGCACTTGCAGATATTTCACGGTTTTGGTCACCGCCTTCAGCGGCGCATCACCGTGCTGCATCTCGACCTGAATTTCATCTACCACGACGATCGCGTTGTCAATCAGCAGACCCAAAGCAATGATCAGCCCGGTTACCGACATCTGATGAATCGGCACATTAAAGACCGTGAACCAGCCGAACACCGCAAAAATCGTCAGCGGCAGGGCCGCGCCCACCACAATCGCCGAGCGCCAGCCCATCGTGACCAGCGTGACCACCACCACCAGGCCCGCGCTAATTATCAGGTTGAGGATGAGCGTATCGATGCGATCAGCGACGTACTCACTCTGGTCAAAAATGATGTCTAAGCTCACCCCTTGAGGCATGCGATCGCTAAAAGCTTCGAGTTCAGCTTTGGCTTCGGCGGCCCACTGGTCAACGCGCAGCCCCGATTTCATCATGGTGCCGACTACGACAGCGGGCTTGCCACTCACAATGGCCTGCTCGATGAGCGGATAACGCACTCCGCGACTCACGCTGGCGATGTCGCTCAGGCGTGTGAACTGGCCCGCGCCTGTCTGCACGGGAATTTGGCGAATCTGATCGAGCGTTTCCAGTTCGCTTTCCACTTCCATCGCGACGTTCTGATCAGAGCTGCGCAGCTGTCCCGCGCTCACCTTGGCATCGCTGAGGCTGACCTGATTTGCCAACTGCTGTGGCGACAGGCCCACGCCCACCAGTTCCGACGCCTCAATTTCGACCAAAATTTCTTCGTCAGGACTGCCGAAAAATTCCACCTCTTCCGTGCCGTCGACACCGCGCATGATAATTGCCAGCTCTTCGGCATAGCGGCGTAAGACGGCGTAGTTTGGCTCGCCAGGAAGATTCCACGTCAGCGACGTAATCAGGGTGTAGGCCTTCATATTGCTCTCTTCGAGCTGCGGCTCAGCTGCCCCTGGCGGAAACCGGGACGCCGCATCGGCCATTTCATCCCGGACCTTTGACCAAATCGGCTGAGTATCTGTGACCGAATCGAGCAGCTCGACCACCACGCTAGAAAACCCCACCCGCGAGGTCGAAGACAGGGTCTCGATTTCTTCAATTTCAGCCAGTTCCTCTTCGAGCACGGTGGTGACTAGCGCTTCCACCCGCTCGGCGTTGGCACCGGGAAAAACGGTGGTGACCACAGCCGTTCGGCCCACCAACTCTGGATCTTCCTGACGGGGTAAGCCGATATAAGCAGACAGGCCCCAACCGAGAATCAATACGATCGTCAGGATTAGCAAGCGAATATTCGTAAAAAATGGGCGAACCATAATGAGTAACAGGGTGTTGAGTACTGAGTAGATGAGAGGGGATTGGGGAGTGAGGGAGTGGGGGAGTCTCGGGGTGAGAGTTTTATGCATTCCTCAATTTCCGAATTCCGAACTCCGAATTCCGAACTCCGAACTCATTCAATCGGATTGACCTGCTGACCTGGAACCAAGCGATGAACCCCATCAGCCACGACGCGATCGCCGGGCTGTAGCGTCCCTCGCACTAAGGCTCGCTCACTTTCCTGATGCAAAATTTCGACGGATTGGGGCTGCACTTCATATGTGCCCTCCGCGTCGGTCGGGGTAAGGACGTAAGCACTCCATAAGCCGCGAATGTCTTGGGTCAGGGCCGAGGTTGGCAACCAAATGCCGGCGGTCGGGATGGTCTCAATCATCTCTATCCGCACCGTCTGCCCCGGATTGACCGTGGCGATCGCTGCCGCCTCGATCTGGAACACCACTACTTGAGTACGGGTTTCGGCGTCCACTTCTGGCAGCAAAGACTTAACCGTGGCACTGTAGCGCTCCGTATCGAGATTGACGGTCACCGACTCACCGACTTGGAGGCGACTCGCCACATTTTCGGGGAGGCCAATTCGGGCTTCGGGAGCCTCGTTTTCTACTAAACGGACCACCGATTGTCCCGCCCCGACGACGGCACCTTCGTCCACCTGCCGGGCCGAAACGATGCCATCGAAAGGCGCCTTAAGAGTACTTTTACTGATATCGACATCCACATCCGCAACGCTGGCAGCGAGCTGCTGCACCACGGCCTGCTGAGCCAAGATTTGCTCGGGGCGAGTTCCATTCAGCAGTTCATTCAGGTTGCTTTGAGCGCGATCGAGCCGCGCCTCTAAAGTTTCGGCCCCAAAGACAAACTCATCGAGCTGTTCCCGCGAGATGGCTCCTCTTTCGTAAAGAAACTCTCGCCGCGATCGCTGGATTTCTTGCAGCTCTAGCTGACTTTCAATATCGCGGACTTCGGCCCGGGCCGCGGCGATATCCTCTTGACGAGCACCGCGCTCTAGCTCCAGCAATCGAGCTTCGGCCTCTAACTTTTGCGCTGCTAGCTGCTGGCGGCGAGTTTGCAGGTTTTGGATGTCGAGTTGGGCCAGAGGCTGACCTGCCGATACGCGATCGCCTTCTTCTACCAAAACTGATACCAGTTCGCCGCCCCGCTCAAACCCCAAATCGC from Leptolyngbya sp. SIO1E4 carries:
- a CDS encoding efflux RND transporter permease subunit; protein product: MVRPFFTNIRLLILTIVLILGWGLSAYIGLPRQEDPELVGRTAVVTTVFPGANAERVEALVTTVLEEELAEIEEIETLSSTSRVGFSSVVVELLDSVTDTQPIWSKVRDEMADAASRFPPGAAEPQLEESNMKAYTLITSLTWNLPGEPNYAVLRRYAEELAIIMRGVDGTEEVEFFGSPDEEILVEIEASELVGVGLSPQQLANQVSLSDAKVSAGQLRSSDQNVAMEVESELETLDQIRQIPVQTGAGQFTRLSDIASVSRGVRYPLIEQAIVSGKPAVVVGTMMKSGLRVDQWAAEAKAELEAFSDRMPQGVSLDIIFDQSEYVADRIDTLILNLIISAGLVVVVTLVTMGWRSAIVVGAALPLTIFAVFGWFTVFNVPIHQMSVTGLIIALGLLIDNAIVVVDEIQVEMQHGDAPLKAVTKTVKYLQVPLMASTLTTVLTFLPIYLLPGAAGEFVGAIALSVILSLVSSLAISLTVIAALAGLMLGDSRRQYEKACQKAQPGFRDKLAMTIMKPGVWWNDGLTLPALAKPYRWSIGRAAARPLLAVALTMTLPLIGFITASTLENQFFPLLDRDQFHIEIEFSSQTAIAETEEQVLQAREVILQHENVEDVHWFVGESAAKFYYNLTGQRENQSYYAQALVQLKSQEGVNTLVPALQTELSEMMPSARVLVRKLQQGPPFDAPVELRIYGPNISTLRELGMEVREMLTTIPGVIAVRDDLTEGRPKLGLIVDNEQVQRAGLNNTAIAQQLAAYSEGVTGGAILESTENLPVRVRLTNQDRASLEALASLDLRPDQAGDRAFRPTSALGEFDLVPELASIARREEQRVNTVQVFIDADVLPETTRTAVQERLAAENFELPPGYRSEFGGEYAERNSAVGNLLLFVPIIVLIMVTALVLSLGSFRQAGIVGAVAVGSVGMALFSLKVFGSLLGFMAIVGTMGLVGIAINGSIIVLSALNEDADARQGKPKAVEAVVMKASRHVIATTITTMVGFVPLLADGDPFWQPLAIAIAGGIGGSPILALYFTPAAYVLVGSHQRQSGQMPPNQSAPTAAMANGNGSASLLEASE
- a CDS encoding efflux RND transporter periplasmic adaptor subunit; amino-acid sequence: MSNPISSRPPVLGTGVNLLGHKLRSQPRWLIGCGLAAGLLLVSIPVVRTQLASSTAETAETAANASTVETLTVESVSSYEVARTYTGEIAALRASDLGFERGGELVSVLVEEGDRVSAGQPLAQLDIQNLQTRRQQLAAQKLEAEARLLELERGARQEDIAAARAEVRDIESQLELQEIQRSRREFLYERGAISREQLDEFVFGAETLEARLDRAQSNLNELLNGTRPEQILAQQAVVQQLAASVADVDVDISKSTLKAPFDGIVSARQVDEGAVVGAGQSVVRLVENEAPEARIGLPENVASRLQVGESVTVNLDTERYSATVKSLLPEVDAETRTQVVVFQIEAAAIATVNPGQTVRIEMIETIPTAGIWLPTSALTQDIRGLWSAYVLTPTDAEGTYEVQPQSVEILHQESERALVRGTLQPGDRVVADGVHRLVPGQQVNPIE